The genomic interval aGATCCCACACACCAGTGTCAGCCCCTCTTTGGCTTGACTGCCCTGTTGCTTTTCTGAGGGTCCTTCCCCTCCtgttcccttttccttctcctgttcCTCCTTTGGTGAAGATCCCTCTTCGGTTTTTTCCgcttctgccttctcctccccttcttgcATGGGATGCTGAGGGCTTCCAGGCCCGGATGGTGAAGCAGTACAGGggcctccctcttcttcttcttctgcatgcactacctcctctccttccttggcAGGACCTGGAGCCTCCTGTTCAGGGCTGGAAGGTCCCTCCACCTTCTCCCCACCACTTTCTAGAGAGTCTTCATCTgtaggttcttcttcttcttcctcggaCAGTTCCTCTTCCAGTGGAAGAGACGattgctgatgttgttgttgctgctgctgcttctctccttctcttagGGTGGATCCCTCAGGGATAGGGGTCTCTGGGAGGAGAGCGCCATTGGGGATCTGCCCACCGAGATGCATGCGGACATGCTGCTGGAGGCTAACAGCGTTGGTGAACTTCTTCTGGCAAATGGGGCAAGAGTTTTGAGCTCGGGCTGTTGAGCTGGTCTTGTGGCCAACAAAGTGGGCTCGTAGGTTGCCCCGGGTGGAAAAGGCTCTCCCGCACACCTTGCACTTGAAAGGCCTCTCCCCTCCATGCTGCCCGTAGTGAAGCTGCAGAGCCCGGGGGCAGCTCAAGACCCGCAAGCAGATCACACACTGGTTGGACCCTGAAGATGTAGGTGGGGATGAAGAAGATGAGGAACCAGCCACCACTTGCGGAGTGGATCCTGGGCCagcacaggaggaggaagatggagaccCTTGACGGTCTATCTTTTCCACCAGCTGCTGCAGCTTGGAGGTCTCTGAGGGTGAAGCCTCCAAGACATAGGGAAAGGGCCCCACTGCTGTGCCTGCTTTGAAGTGGTTGGCCAACAAGGCCCAACTGGGCAGCGAGCCCACTAACTTGCCCAACTGAAGCCGAGTGCCTTCTGCCTCCCTTTCTGGTGGAGTGTTCTCATCTCCCTTCCCCTTAGCTTCCACTGCCTTCATCAGGACTAATTTGTTGAAACTCGGCAGGGCCTGAGTGGCCCCAGATGGCGTGGCCCCAGAAAGCAGTGTCAAGCTCTCAGTAGCACTAAGGGCCTTGCGTTCAGCAGCGGGAGGTGTAGTGGTCTCCTCTCCTGGCTCCACTTTCTCAGGTGGCACAGACATGCCATAGGGCAACCCCGAAGTGGTTAAGACATAATCGAGGTGCTCAGGGACAGGGTGAGGGTTCATCTGGACATGAGGGTATTTTTCCCGGTGGCGGTGGAAGTGCACCTTGAGGTTGCCACGAGTGGTGAAGCGGTTACCGCAGATGTTACACTTATAAGGGCGCTCGCCTGTGTGGGAGCGCAGGTGGATCTGGAGGGCACTGTCGCTGCCAAAGACCTTGCCACAGAATCGACACTTGTGGCGCCCACCTGGCTTCTCCTCCAAGTTGCTTTCAGTGGGGCCACTGCCTCCATTCTTCTGTCGCAGCAGGCCTGGAGAAGTTGCTTGCTCCAAACCCCGGGCAGTACCTAAACACTGAGCAGCCAGGAGGCCAGTAGCTGTGGGGAAGGCTGGAGCTAAAAGCTGCTCAGTTTTGGGGACTCGAGTCCCACCAGGGAATGGATGGTAAAGGTGGAAGAAAGCGGGCTTGGGCACTTCAGGGGAGCTGGATGCTTGGGTCCTTCCTGGCTCGGTTTTGATGGAAAAGACCGGTAAGGGGGGCTTGGGAGGGAGAGAAGCTACTGGCGTCGGCTCTGTGGCAGGTGCTGGGGagcctacctggcccagagaccCCAAGAGCAACACCTGACGGCAGATCTGTTCTGTCATTTGCATCTGGTGGAGCTGACGCTGTTGCAAGACACGGAGCTCTTCCAGGATGAGAGGGATGTTGAGGTGTCCGGCAGGGACGGTGGCACCTGGAGGCAGTgtcggaggaggcggaggaggtcGGGGAGGGACTGGTTCTTGGGTTGAGTCTGTCAGTAGGCTCCCAGACTCAACGTCCATGCTTGGAGGACTTTCAGGACGGATCTcgacagaagaggaggaagaggaggaggaaacaatgGTGGTTCCAGTAGTGGTACCAGCAGCAGCAATGGTGGAGCAGGTGGGTTGCTCCGGACAGCCAGAATCTACATGAGCAGCTATTTTGGAGGGATCCTTGAAGGTGATATGACAAGAGGGACAGGATAATGGGGTTGACTCATCCCCAGTGTCtcctgggggaaagaaagaaagagacagagagaatgatTCTAGACCTGTAAGGAGGTTTGTGACTCAAGTAACAGCTTAAGTAGGAAATAGATAGAGAATGCATACACTATAAGGGACACAATTCAATAATACAATATTGGCCCTCAGACTTCAGTGAACAAAAATCCATATAGGCTTTCTGACTCCCACATAAAAAACaagaggtcatccagtccagcatcCAGATATTCCTGGAAAGCccacaaaataacttttccaagctttggctcTTTTCAGTTCTTTGCCTTCCAGTAACTGGTATCTACAGGCTGACTGATTGTAATGGAAAGAGCCCCTTCCAGATCTTGGAAAGGTTAAGCTcttcagactacagctcccatgacGGCCAGGTGTCATCATCCAAACAAAGAACTTTTCTAAGCCCTGACACTATTTTTGCCCTTTGCCTTACAAAAACATCTACCCAGAGGTAGACCATtgcatggacagtgaagaaagccaatgtaaagaaaatcaattcatttgacatgtggtgctgtaGAGGCGTGCTAATGATACCATAGGCAGCCAAAACCATAAATggttcctagaacagatcaagcctgaaatctccttggaagacaagatgatcaaattgaggttgttgtactttggccacatcatgagaagacaggactcattggaaaagacaatgaagctaagagagcagcagaaagagaggaaaaccacaagtcagatggatggatggactagATCAGGGAGGACATGGGCATGAGTTTGCAAAATGTGAGCAGAGCAATgtaggacagggagtcttggagatgtctcctctgcagggtcaccatgaactTAGGGCCTTCGTCCGGCAAAACAACTGTCCTATTCCTgtttttgcaaatattctttttgAGGAAAAAGAAGTAATCATGTTGAAATAAACCATGTTAAAACAAGTATCtagtcatcatcactatcatcatcatcatcatcatcatcatcatcatcatcatcatcatcatcatNNNNNNNNNNTTCAAAAACATGGATGCTTGGAATAATGTTCAAATCTGCCAAAGGATGAGGATACTTGGCAGAATATAGAAGAACTGGACAGGCAAAGAAATACATGCTGTCAgcccttttaaagaaagaaacagattttctgtcCTATAAGCAAAGCCCAGGGTTGTGTCTTATGTTTTATgtgtacatatttttattttatgtctcTACTGGATGAGTCCTTcttatccaaaatattccaaaactcccACTTTTTCCattggtggctgagacagtgacacttttgctttctgatggtccagtcTACATTACactacaaactttgtttcatgtacaacattattttaaaatagtgtatACATTTTCCTTCAGGCTATATGGATTAGgtatattttgtgtttagacttgggtcccatccccaagatttctcattatgtatatgaaaatacaggtattccaaagtctggaaaaacaaaacaagaaataccaaacacttctggtcccaagcagttCAGATTTTTATCTGTGTCTCTCCTAGCTTTTGAAATCTACCTTGAGCCACAGTttggggagatgatgatgatgatgatgatgacaaattCAAACTAGCCTTGCAAAGGTGGAGATCTGAGTTCAGACTTTGGGCATCAGGATGGTAAAAGGAAGGTTGtgtgatgatgatatttattattattattattattattattattattattattattattattattattaatatcatcaCGATCATCATCCACCCTTCCTTTTATTGGCCTAATGTCCAAAGCCTGAATTCAAATCTCCACCTTTGCAAGGctagtttgagctttggactatgactctggagaccagggttcaattcctcactcagcgATGaaaccactggctgaccttgggcaagtcacacgctctcagcctcaagggaaggccatggccaaCGTCCTGTGCCAAGAAAAAACCaccataggttcaccttaggatctccataagcaggaaacaacttgaagacacacaataacaacaacaaccctgtctGCCCACCCTTGTCTAGAAAACcaagaaaggaaaatggaaaacagCCACCCCAAGAAGCCAAATCAAAGGAAACCCCACTATTTTGGGGAGTAGGAGGTGAGTCTGAGGGGATCCGGTTTGGGTTTTTTGCTCCAAAGTAAGGAAGCAGGAGGCCAGCAGACaatggggaaggagaggaggaggccagcTCCCAAACAAGGCCTCTCCAAACCCCCAGGAAAGGGGCTCAGGCAGAGCCAGGCTGCAGTTGGGAGAAAGGGAGGCCAGGGATCTGCCAGGGGCAGGAGTGAGAGGCTCTCCCTGGGGAAGGGATGGCGGGCCCTCCAAGGAGGAAGGGCTCTTGAGATGATGGCTGGCTGACCAAGGCCCCCTCCCTGCCCAAAAGCCCTCCCGGGGGGCCTGGATGGCATTGCAggcgagagagagggagggggaccCAGCATCCTTCCCTTGGCTCCCCACCTGAGGCCTCCCCCATCAGCATCAGGCTCATCCCCTCGCCGTCCCCCGGCGTCTCCGGCTCCTCCTCGCCTGGCTCCCGGGGGCTGCTCATCCTCTCGGCCTCCTGGCCTCCGATCCCCtccggaggagaaggaggggaaggctGGGCGGCTGCAGCGGAGAGTGGCTCCAGCAGCACAGGGACCTCTGCTGTCCGGAGGAGGCTGCAGCCGAaggggaggcagaggcagaggcagaggccgGGGGCGCCCTCCTGCGCTTGGCTCTGGAGCGCCGCTGGAgacggagagagggagggaggcagaggggcTTCAGAGGGGGATGCCTGCTGCAGGGGGCGAGGAGGAGGACCCCACTGGCCTCCCTGCTCTGCTCACTCCGGATGCCagccccattgacctcctcccataccatctCACCCCCTACCCATAACCCATGGGTGCTACTTAGTGTTCTTGTCACTCCTTGTCTGCCACATTTGATGTTTGAACGTTAACACGTATTGATATGTATCACATTTAACAATCTGTTCCACATGAACCCcccagaccaggggtaggcaacttttttgagccaggggccaggttgctgtccctcagacaactgggggggggggggaagcaaataaataaataaataaataaattaaattaaattaaataacccgggacaaatgtaggacaaaattttcaaatggaggacactttttaaaaatggaggacatgcaaaaaaatgctgatttaaaaaaatgttaatataaatgcatgtttcagaggcttctatagacaattgccccccttgcccgccgcttgccccgcTTGCCcgcctcctgataggccaaaggccccacgccctcacgcaagaggccaaaggctccggcggcaatcggcggcaggaccgggcgggggctggtcccaaggccttgccgggccgcatctggcccgtgggccacaggttgcctacccctgctccagaccTTCACAAGGGATACAGCCAGCCTGACTTCTCTCAGGAGGGAGAGCCATAGAGAGCTACTGTAGTGTGGAACTGCAGCCTAGTTTTAATCTGCACCGCAgcattaatgcactttgacacagctttaactcccatggctcaatgctgtggaagtctaggatttgtagttttgtgagacatttaacctttgagagctctggtgccacaacaaactacaaatcctagacttccacagcattgaagcagttaaagtggtgtctaactgcattatttctacagtgcagatcagACCCTGGCCTCACTGTTTGCTGTGTAAAACTAATCTCACACTGACAAACACACAGGGGACCATGATCTGGATCTATGGGAAAGTACAGGGCCAACCCCAGCCCTAAGATAAGACACATGATTCAAGTGGCAGATGCTGAGAAGTAGGAAGCAAGGCCTTGTAGGAAAGAGCTGTGAGCAACATAGCTTGCCTCTCTGCCCCTCAAGTGCCCAAGACTGAGCTGCCAGTTCAGTCTGTGTTTTACATGGAACGGAAGGGACCTTTTGACTGGCCCTGAGAAATTACACAGGTCTACCTTGTGCTTCTATACACATAAGTTTCCTTTCAACTGTGTGACTTATTTCCAAGTTATCCCATAAGGATTGCTATTTCAGGGCTGTCCCAAGCCCTGAAGTTTCTGAGATGAATCCTGAGACCTATGGGACAGTCCCTGGTGGCATCAATAGCTGGGTCTacattgcacaaataatgcagtttggctccaccttagctgccatggctccatcctttggaatctgggatttgtagtttgttgtggtaccagagctgtcagatagagaagactaaatagttcacacaactacaaatcccagaatgccatagcattgagccatgccagttaaatcGGCAtcaaacttctttatttctgcagtgctgatacaGCCTTAGACTTACACATTAAGTGGAAAACCATAGTAGTTCACAGCTTGTCATTTAAACCCCCTCCCACCTCAATTTCCAgtttaaaaatgaagagaaatcTTGGCTAAAGGGGCTGCTCCCAGATCAAGGTGGAACGAGGGGATTGTTTCTTCTCACTTATTTCAAAAAGTGGGATAAGGGACATTTAATCTAGCCTGCTTGCTTCTAGGAAAAAGGTGGAtgaagagcagagcagagggtggaCCCTGGCACTCGAACACCTGGGAGGAATGGATAAAGCCAATTAAGCACCCCAGGGATATTTTGTAATTTGCAGCAACATATTGATTAAACGTTGCAAATCGTAGCAAACTGTTCTTCTTCTTGCTGACTTGGAGATTGGAGCATagcccttttttcttttctgtagttGAACCACCCAAAATTGGAGCATTTGCACCTTTGTCCATCACCTGGAGATGATCCATGAAAACTCAGGGCCAGGCCCTTTGATCTGAGGACCCTACATCCCACCTAGGGCTGGGCTGCACATTGCTTTTCAACATGGCGAGCGGCCTGTGCAAACACACAGGCGCATGTAAGGCACGTAAATATGTCTGATGAGGTTTGCTCAGGAACTCTTGCACACAATGATCCCGTGAGTCTGGAGAGCAGGCTTCCACACTTAATGACCATCCAATTTCCTCTCACCTAAACAAACACATCCCAAAGAGACGGTAAACTTGTCTGCCTCCATAGTCTGCTGCATCTAAAAAGTATTCTTCCATGGAGAATGGGAAAACAACCCATTTAATCAAGTCCTGTCCTGACCTCTCCTTAGTCTTTGCCTCAAAATCTCTGAAGAAGCTGGATTCCAGTCAATTGTCACAAGCAAAGGCGCAAAAAGGAAAACAGGAGGGTGGTAATGGAGGTGGAGGGGGGAATTTTAACTTAACACAAGAGAGACTATCTAGGCCTCAGTGAGTTACTTAGCAACAGCACAAAGAGCAGAGAGGGCAGGAGAGAAAAGAGGCACTGTGTGGCAAAAATACGTGGGTGAGGAAGTGTGGCAGAATGCATATGtgtgtgaccccccccccatttgcgcATGAAAGGATGCATATGCCTGTGAAAGAACTGGGTGAGAAAATGCACAGGAGCAGGAGAGGAGATGTGTGCAACGCAGAAAGTGCCTGAGAATGACTGAGAGACCAAATGCATATAGAGAATATGTGACAGATCTCTGGGAGTGTGGAAGAGTGTGGGGTGCAGTCTATGCACACCTGTGGAATAGGTAGCTAACTATATAACAGCACATCTTCAAGTGAACGAAGAAGTACTGAGTGGCAGGATGCCTTAGTGAGCACATAATCTGTGCGCTGTGTTTAAGAGTGatgcacaatttttatttttatttttttgctgggAAGAAAAATCAGGTTGCATTGAAggggacttactcccaagtaagtgcaCATAGAATTGGAGACTTTGGGTGCAAGAAACTAGAATGTATGCTGCACTCGGTGTGTTCTGTGCCTtgcagttgtttccaatttatggcaaccctaaggcaaccttatcgtGGGGTTtgcatggcaagatttg from Sceloporus undulatus isolate JIND9_A2432 ecotype Alabama chromosome 6, SceUnd_v1.1, whole genome shotgun sequence carries:
- the SALL2 gene encoding sal-like protein 2 codes for the protein MSRRKQRNPQQLISDCEGSTASENGDTGDESTPLSCPSCHITFKDPSKIAAHVDSGCPEQPTCSTIAAAGTTTGTTIVSSSSSSSSVEIRPESPPSMDVESGSLLTDSTQEPVPPRPPPPPPTLPPGATVPAGHLNIPLILEELRVLQQRQLHQMQMTEQICRQVLLLGSLGQVGSPAPATEPTPVASLPPKPPLPVFSIKTEPGRTQASSSPEVPKPAFFHLYHPFPGGTRVPKTEQLLAPAFPTATGLLAAQCLGTARGLEQATSPGLLRQKNGGSGPTESNLEEKPGGRHKCRFCGKVFGSDSALQIHLRSHTGERPYKCNICGNRFTTRGNLKVHFHRHREKYPHVQMNPHPVPEHLDYVLTTSGLPYGMSVPPEKVEPGEETTTPPAAERKALSATESLTLLSGATPSGATQALPSFNKLVLMKAVEAKGKGDENTPPEREAEGTRLQLGKLVGSLPSWALLANHFKAGTAVGPFPYVLEASPSETSKLQQLVEKIDRQGSPSSSSCAGPGSTPQVVAGSSSSSSPPTSSGSNQCVICLRVLSCPRALQLHYGQHGGERPFKCKVCGRAFSTRGNLRAHFVGHKTSSTARAQNSCPICQKKFTNAVSLQQHVRMHLGGQIPNGALLPETPIPEGSTLREGEKQQQQQQHQQSSLPLEEELSEEEEEEPTDEDSLESGGEKVEGPSSPEQEAPGPAKEGEEVVHAEEEEEGGPCTASPSGPGSPQHPMQEGEEKAEAEKTEEGSSPKEEQEKEKGTGGEGPSEKQQGSQAKEGLTLVCGICKQAFPDRNTLHKHILTAHPQVHLGSHVWSSSQARRGRRLPLEGTVPGLSGNQVKLQDFLGRDIPGQLVGVGPLSFWNQYTAFLSGGLATKPVHAAAVPISSTASSSSSASNLVTQGLFGSSSAPAKTGPGETKEKPPVGPLLLLPPPPPPLPSAPPPEVAPENQEKGEK